The candidate division KSB1 bacterium genome includes the window ATGCCCGGCAAATTGCGAAACAAACGGTGCGCCCGGCTGATGTGCCCCTTATTATTCTCCTCCTTCGGGCTGTCGATGAGAACACTTGCGCACATTTTCGACTTATTTTCAAGCCAGCGACGCAGCTCCTTTTTTGACTCCGGGTCTAACCGCTCGTCGGCATCGAGTTGCAGAATCCAGTCACCAGTTGCGTGCTTGATGCTTTCGTTGCGGGCCGCGGCAAAATCGTCGTTCCAGGGAATGTGGTGAACTTCGGCGTCAAACTGCCTGGCGATTTCAACCGTTCTGTCCGTCGACCCGGTATCGACTACGATGATTTCATCCACCACATCTTCGATACTTTCCAAACATTCTTGCAAATACGCTTCCTCATTTTTGACGATCATGCAAAGAGAAAGGCTCGGTTTTTTTGACTTAAAATTTGATCTCATTTTGGTTCTTCCATGCGTGGTTAAAATGTAGGGACCGGTCGCGACCGGTCCTTACCTCGCAACTGTTTAAGCTGTTAAAAAGAAGTTTCCTACGCAACTTGTCGACTTCTCAGTTCCTGTAAAACTCTGGCGTACGCCTTAACCGCGTTTGTAAAATCAGCCCAGAGCAAGGGATTATCCTCGTTCACTTGAGGATTGTTTCTGGCGATTTTAATGGCCCGGTCAAAATAATCTGCTGCGGCCAAATAATCTTTGCAGTCTACACAAAGGTAGCCAAGGTCCACCAGGCCAATCCAAAACCTGCGGTTTGACTTAACTGATTTTAGCAGCATCTCTTTTGCCCGAGAACTCTCCCCTTCTTTGCGATAAATTTTACCGAGGAAATGATAGACCTGGTACAAGTAGGTATCTGATGAACTCGCAAACAGGTTAAAAACCGGCTTACTGGTAATTTCTTTGTGCTTCTTCAGGTAATTCTGAAAAGTTTCTTTTGCCAGCTCAGGCTTTTGTTTTTGAACATAAGTTACCCCGAGAAAATAGTAGGGGTCTAGATAATTTACATTAATTTTGATCGCTTCCAGACAATATTGTTTCGCGGCCTCGTGATCTTTCTTTTCAACTGAGATGAGAGCGAGGTTATTTAAAAGCATCAAGTAGAGGTGCTGTTTTCCGACATCGTCGGCGCTTATTTTCTCGAGCGCCTGCTTTCCAAACGATGCCGCCAGATCAAATTCCTTTTTGCCGATATGCATCATACAGAGATAAAAAAGCGTGGTCACACTGTCGGGATTTTCCTCCAGGCGTTTGTATAAGATTTCGGCATTTCGCTCTTTCTTCTTGTCCAAGTAATTCCGATCGAGGTTGTAGCCATGATGCAAAATATTGATATCCACCGGCAGAACCTCTCCGCAGATTTGCAGCACTTCGTGAATTGGGTTGATAAAATAACAGTCCCCATTGT containing:
- a CDS encoding glycosyltransferase; this translates as MSSGKRRVPQKEKDQVINLFKSNRVDEALIKLIALLDTHPSDHELHYLAGMIHGSQYRYVEAVESFEEAVRFNPKHGESHFELGLSHVAFCRFNKALARFQKAGKLNYNLKETNAYLQKIKKVAKPKDVTLSTCLIVKNEEKHLATCLKSVQAISDEIVVVDTGSEDRTVEIAQELGAKVFHYEWQKDFAAARNFANEQASSDWILQLDADEELFPEDQGKVRELIHQGKCNGAYLALHNRVSSTFGENQPSVHYLVRLYRNNGDCYFINPIHEVLQICGEVLPVDINILHHGYNLDRNYLDKKKERNAEILYKRLEENPDSVTTLFYLCMMHIGKKEFDLAASFGKQALEKISADDVGKQHLYLMLLNNLALISVEKKDHEAAKQYCLEAIKINVNYLDPYYFLGVTYVQKQKPELAKETFQNYLKKHKEITSKPVFNLFASSSDTYLYQVYHFLGKIYRKEGESSRAKEMLLKSVKSNRRFWIGLVDLGYLCVDCKDYLAAADYFDRAIKIARNNPQVNEDNPLLWADFTNAVKAYARVLQELRSRQVA